A section of the Zymoseptoria tritici IPO323 chromosome 9, whole genome shotgun sequence genome encodes:
- a CDS encoding 60S ribosomal protein L26 gives MTVINKNLSSSRRKSRKAHFSAPSSVRRVIMSAPLSKELREKHNVRSIPIRKDDEVIIKRGTNKGREGKVTSVYRLKYVIHIERVSREKSNGQAVPLGIAPSKVEITKLKLDKDREKIIERISQGREANEKKRKSA, from the exons ATGACTGTCATCAACAAGAACTTGTCCTCCAGCCGGAGAAAGAGCCGCAAGGCTCATTTCTCCGCGCCATCCAGCGTCCGCCGTGTGATCATGTCCGCACCGCTGTCAAAGGAGCTCCGCGAGAAGCACAAC GTCCGCTCCATCCCAATTCGCAAGGACGACGAAGTCATCATCAAGCGTGGAACCAACAAGGGCCGCGAGGGCAAGGTCACTTCCGTCTACCGCCTCAAATACGTTATCCACATCGAGCGTGTCTCCCGCGAGAAGTCCAACGGCCAGGCTGTCCCTCTCGGCATTGCACCCTCCAAGGTTGAGATCACCAAGCTCAAGCTCGACAAGGACCGCGAAAAGATCATCGAGCGCATCAGCCAAGGCCGCGAGgccaacgagaagaagcgcaagtctgCTTAG